The DNA region GCTTGGGTTCCAGCTTGAAGTGTATGCAATAGCAATACAGGTGCTTGCGCTTGTTTAGTCTTAGCGCTCTCGAGGGCAAAGATGTTCGCGAGAGTTTTAATCTCTTTACCTTGATGAGGCACGCTTGGGTAGTTGTAGCGCATTGCGCTAGATGGGCAAACTGTCGAGCAAGCTCCACAGCCCATACACAGATTTGGATTGACTTCTATAGTGCCCTGGCCATTTTTGAATAGAGAAGAAATGGCACCTGTAGAGCAAACATCGATACAAGCATTGCACCCGACTTTGCCATTACGTCCATGGGCACAGACTTTCTCGTTATAGGCAAAGTACTTTGGCTTTTCAAACTCGCCGACTAGACCTAATAGTTGGCTGGCAACTAATGCTTGCTCCAAAGAATCATTGCCGGGAGCAAAGTAGCCTTTTGGAGTCTGACTCATGCGCATCTGCGGATCAACACGCAGATCCATGATCAAATCAAACTCAGCACTGCGCTTACGCTCTACTCGATCAAAATTAATCGCACCAATACCGGCACAAGCCGTGACACAGGCACGATGGGATTTGCATTTATCTAAATCAATCTGAAAGGCATCATCAATTGCGCCCTCAGGACAAACTTCAACGCAGGCCCCGCAGCGGGTGCACATCTCTGGATCAATTGGGTTTTGCAAATCCCAATCTACGGAGAAATTACCTAGATAACCATCTAACTTAGTAAGACTACCGGTGTATATCGGAAAGTTTCTGGCGATGGGTAGTGCGCCCGGCTCGGTACATAAAACAGAGACATCAAGAGAGTCACTAAGCTTTTCAGCCCAAGGCAAAGCTTGTTTACCAGGACCAACGATCAGCAGGCGCCCTTGGCTTTCATAATTAACGACTGGGACGGGCTCTGCTTGGGGCATCTCAGCTAATGCCAGCAGTGCCGCAATCTTTGGAGTAGAAGCTTTTGCCTCTTGAGTCCAACCTGCTACCTCACGAATATTGACGAAACGCAATGGCGCAACTAAAGGCTTTGTTGATTGCTCAGCCAACTCACTAAATAAAGCGCTCTCTTGAGTACACGCAATCACGATGGAGTCGCTACCATCAAATGCCTTAATGACTGAACCCACTTCTTGTCTACACAAGGAAGTGTGCATGGTGAGACCCAGGGCCTTAGCATCCAAGGGCATGGTTCCATTGCAATTACAGACTAGTTTTTGACTCATTGATTTTTTCTCAACTGGTTTTTTTATCCACGGGCAAGGAGTCTTTATCCCCTACTTCCTGAATATTCGTTGGTGTGGATATTAAATCAGTCTGAGCGCTTAGGGGTAAAGCCTGCCCTGCTGGTTCAGGCGGTACCTTGGCAACAGTTTTCTTATCGTCGGCCTCCTCATCGCCGTCCTTGCGGAAGATATTGAGCATGTCCGATTGCACCATGCGTTTGAGCATTTCTAGGGGGATGGGGTCAGGTTTGGAATAGTCGTCAATATAAATATCCAAACCATCCATGATGTTGAAATGCGGATCTGAGAACATCTTCTTCATGGCAGCTTGCTGAACTACTGGGTCTACATCCGGCTTCATAAAAGCAGAGAAGTCAGGTGCAAAACGATCTATCTTCTCGACATCATCCAAAGTTGCCGGTGGGGGAGTGTCCGCAGTGGGCTGCTGTACTTCAGGACTAGCTACTAAATCTTGCTTAGTCTGCTCGACTGGTTTTTTTTTAGGCTCTACCTGCTCACCAGCCTTGAGACGTGACCAACGGCCCAGAAATCCGCCGGCCATTAATCTTCCACCCCACGATTAGCGCCTTTGAAAGACTCAGGGCGATGTCGCTTCTTGGGCTCAGGACGGTAATTTTCATTCACATATTCTTGTAACCAAGAGGCGTGCTCTGAAGAGAGTGGCACGCTATCTACTGACTCGCCGCCATCCAATAAGCGCCCTGCTTCGTTGTAGCTGACGCTAATGCGGTGTGGAACTGCAATCGTCGTCTCTGATTTAGCGAGTTCAATAGACTGAGCATCGATATAGCGCTCAATATCTTCCTCTAAGCGCCACATCACAAACCAACACGGTTGAGTAGCTGAAAGATTGAGGTAATAGCCCTCACCCTCATCTGGAAAAAGGTTAAGTTCATAACCAGTGAATAACCAAGATTCACCTTGCTCATCGCGCCCTAAAAATTGCCCCACGATTTTGTTCTCGACACTGGCTGTATTGGTGAACTCTCCAAAATCCGGCAATACCTCGTGAGGTACCCACCGATATGAAATCCACGGGTTATCAACAAACTGCTTGCGCATGATCACAGCAAAACGCATAAGGCCTCAGGTGTTTTGAACCACAATGTTCGGAAATTTATTACTCATATCTTTAGATAGCGCTGCTACTTTGATAGCAACTCGTCTTGCAATCGTTTTATAGATTTCGCTGATGGCTCCATCAGGATCTGCCACTACGGTGGGTCGACCCGCGTCTGCCTGCTCACGAATAGATAAGTTCAGGGGCAATGAACCCAAAAAGTCGACGCCATATTCTTGGCACATCTTTTGACCACCGCCGGTACCAAACACATGCTCTTCATGTCCACAACTTGGGCAGATATAGGTACTCATATTTTCGATGATGCCCACAATCGGTACGCCCACCTTTTCAAACATCTTAAGGCCCTTACGCGCATCTAACAAAGCAATGTCTTGTGGGGTAGTCACGATCACCGCACCTGTGACAGGCACCTTTTGGGCAAGCGTGAGTTGAATATCGCCGGTGCCAGGAGGCATATCTACGATCAAATAGTCGAGATCACGCCAACGGGTTTGACGCAGAAGTTGCTCTAAGGCAGAGGTCACCATGGGGCCACGCCAAACCATAGGGGCATCGTTGTCGATCAAAAAACCAATCGAACTCGCTTGGAGGCCATGACCTTCCATGGGCTCCATCGTGTTTTCTTCTATGGATTCTGGTCTACCGGTAATACCCAACATCATCGGCTGGCTTGGTCCATAGATGTCTGCATCCAACATGCCTACTTGCGCACCTTCAGCGGCTAAAGCTAAAGCAAGATTGACTGCGGTAGTTGACTTGCCGACGCCGCCCTTACCACTAGCTACAGCAATGATATTTTTTACATTAGGCAATAGTTTGACGCCGCGCTGAACAGAGTGTGCAACGATTTGACTGCTGACATTCACGCTGACGTTTTTAACCTCAGGTAATTCACGGAGAACGGCAATCACCGATTTACGAATGGCATCAAATTGGCTTTTTGCTGGATAGCCTAAGACAATATCCAAACTGACATCGCTACCATCCACGCGTAAGTTTTTAACACTCTTGGATGTTACGAAATCAATTTTAGTATTTGGG from Polynucleobacter sp. AP-Elch-400A-B2 includes:
- a CDS encoding DUF3306 domain-containing protein, translated to MAGGFLGRWSRLKAGEQVEPKKKPVEQTKQDLVASPEVQQPTADTPPPATLDDVEKIDRFAPDFSAFMKPDVDPVVQQAAMKKMFSDPHFNIMDGLDIYIDDYSKPDPIPLEMLKRMVQSDMLNIFRKDGDEEADDKKTVAKVPPEPAGQALPLSAQTDLISTPTNIQEVGDKDSLPVDKKTS
- a CDS encoding 4Fe-4S dicluster domain-containing protein, with protein sequence MSQKLVCNCNGTMPLDAKALGLTMHTSLCRQEVGSVIKAFDGSDSIVIACTQESALFSELAEQSTKPLVAPLRFVNIREVAGWTQEAKASTPKIAALLALAEMPQAEPVPVVNYESQGRLLIVGPGKQALPWAEKLSDSLDVSVLCTEPGALPIARNFPIYTGSLTKLDGYLGNFSVDWDLQNPIDPEMCTRCGACVEVCPEGAIDDAFQIDLDKCKSHRACVTACAGIGAINFDRVERKRSAEFDLIMDLRVDPQMRMSQTPKGYFAPGNDSLEQALVASQLLGLVGEFEKPKYFAYNEKVCAHGRNGKVGCNACIDVCSTGAISSLFKNGQGTIEVNPNLCMGCGACSTVCPSSAMRYNYPSVPHQGKEIKTLANIFALESAKTKQAQAPVLLLHTLQAGTQALDSLGRLAHLKPKQSEGLPSFVLPYGIEHIASTGLDLWLGALSYGFGEVILLLTGDEDPAYRAALETQTDLGNAILAAYGFDARFSLIQIDSIGGLQPASSAMAKLRQRGALPAICSPASFGLGNQKRETIEMVLEHLQKQAKTPLPVAGAVLPKSSFLGGLNINKDACTLCMSCVGSCPEGALLDNLDEPKLSFIEKHCVQCGICVQTCPEQALALSPRLLSVEQRKEKVELNETKPFHCISCGKVFGTSKMVDLMLSKLGAHGAFAGAALERLKMCSDCRVVDMVNKEQ
- the apbC gene encoding iron-sulfur cluster carrier protein ApbC, translating into MSLTVETVQAALKGLIDPNTKIDFVTSKSVKNLRVDGSDVSLDIVLGYPAKSQFDAIRKSVIAVLRELPEVKNVSVNVSSQIVAHSVQRGVKLLPNVKNIIAVASGKGGVGKSTTAVNLALALAAEGAQVGMLDADIYGPSQPMMLGITGRPESIEENTMEPMEGHGLQASSIGFLIDNDAPMVWRGPMVTSALEQLLRQTRWRDLDYLIVDMPPGTGDIQLTLAQKVPVTGAVIVTTPQDIALLDARKGLKMFEKVGVPIVGIIENMSTYICPSCGHEEHVFGTGGGQKMCQEYGVDFLGSLPLNLSIREQADAGRPTVVADPDGAISEIYKTIARRVAIKVAALSKDMSNKFPNIVVQNT
- a CDS encoding DUF3305 domain-containing protein, which gives rise to MRFAVIMRKQFVDNPWISYRWVPHEVLPDFGEFTNTASVENKIVGQFLGRDEQGESWLFTGYELNLFPDEGEGYYLNLSATQPCWFVMWRLEEDIERYIDAQSIELAKSETTIAVPHRISVSYNEAGRLLDGGESVDSVPLSSEHASWLQEYVNENYRPEPKKRHRPESFKGANRGVED